A stretch of DNA from Desulfobulbaceae bacterium DB1:
CGGTGAAGGTTTCTGGATGAATGAGAACGGCAGGTGGTGGGAAAAGGACCCGGTGCTGGTCACCTCCTATGCGGCTATTGTGCTGGAAATCATTTATCGAGGGTTATAATTGAAACTTTCATTCAGCAGCAATGCGTATACCCGGCATTCGATTTTCACGGCGGTGGAAGGGATTGCCGCGGCAGGATATGCGGGGGTGGAGTTGCTGGCCGATATCCCGCATCTCTACCCGTTTTCCTTTGGGCCGGAGGATGTGCAAAAACTGCACGACTTGCTGCGCCGGCATAATCTGGCAGTCGCCAATATCAACGCCAACACGGCAATGGGCTACTACGGCAGGACCTTCTGGGAGCCCCTGTTCGAGCCATCTCTTGCCAATCCGGATCCGGTGGCGAGAAAGTGGCGAATCGACTATACCAAGAGATGTATCGTGCTGGCCCACAGGTTTGGCGCCCCTACCGTCAGTGTCACCTCCGGCTGCATGCTGCCGGGCATCTGGCCGGAAGACTCCCTTCTGCTGCTCCGCGATTCGCTCAAGGAAGTCGTCTCTTTTGCCCGGGACTATGATGTTCGCATCGGCATCGAGTATGAACCCGGGTTGCTCATCTCCTGCGCCGAGGAACTCGCTGCCTTTCTGGTCCTCTTCGATTCTTCTTTCCTGGGGGCAAATCTCGATCTGGGACACAGTCATGTGATCGGTGAAGACCACAACGAGGTGATTTCACTGCTGGGCGAGAAAATTTTTCATATTCATCTGGAAGACATCCACCGGCTCAAACATTATCATCTCGTTCCCGGCCAGGGGGATATGGATTTTCCCGCCATTTTCGCAGCCCTTGAGCAACAGCGGTACAACGGCTATATAACTATCGAACTC
This window harbors:
- a CDS encoding xylose isomerase, translating into MKLSFSSNAYTRHSIFTAVEGIAAAGYAGVELLADIPHLYPFSFGPEDVQKLHDLLRRHNLAVANINANTAMGYYGRTFWEPLFEPSLANPDPVARKWRIDYTKRCIVLAHRFGAPTVSVTSGCMLPGIWPEDSLLLLRDSLKEVVSFARDYDVRIGIEYEPGLLISCAEELAAFLVLFDSSFLGANLDLGHSHVIGEDHNEVISLLGEKIFHIHLEDIHRLKHYHLVPGQGDMDFPAIFAALEQQRYNGYITIELYTYSNAPDEAARQSIAFFQALPFWADREKK